TTTTCCCGCTTCCATTAGGGCCCAGCAGGCCGTAAACAGAACCCTTTTCCACAGAAAAGGAAATCCCATCCACAGCGTGGATTTTTCCAAAGTGGCGGGTGAGATCTTTGATATGAAGGACGGTTTCCAAGTGTTGGGTATTTAGGCGAATATAGGAAGAAAACTGGGTTTTATTCAGCCAGCGAATAATCTTGAATCAGAATTTCGGAAGGTAACTTTAGTATTTCGGTTAGTTTCCGTATCATTTCTACTGTTAACTTCTTTTTCCGGTTCAGAATCTCTGATACACGGCTTTTCCCGCCAATGATTCCGACGAGGTCTTTCTGCTTATAATTCAATTCCTCCATCCGGATTTTTATCGCCTCAATCGGATCGGGCGCTTCTATGGGATAAAATTTATCTTCAAAATCTTCTATGAGCAAAGACAGGATTTCTGCTTCGTCTCCTTCCGGGCTGTTTGCTGGCGCGTCAAAAATTTCTTCCATTCTGGCCAACGCCATGTAATAGTCCTTATCTGTTTTTATAGGTCGAATGTTCATTTGTTCTTTGTTTAAATAGTTGGTTTACCAGCTGATTTCATTGACCATTAATAATTAACCCTTAACAATTTTCTTAATGTCTTCCTCCAGTTCTGTCAGGTTTTGTGATAATTTCGCTGTTCATAGTTGTGAATGGTTACGGTGGCTGTTGGCTGTTGGCTTTTGGCTGTTGGCTGTTGGCTTTTGGCTGTTGGCTGTTGGCTGTTGGCTTTTGGCTGTTGGCTGTTGGCTGTTGGCTTTTGGCTGCTGGCTGTTGGCTGTTGGCTTTTGGCTTTTGGCTTTTGGCTGTTGGCTGCTAAGCTACTTCTGCAGTATGATTAATCTTGTGGATTAAGGATATGATTTTACTGGATGTCTCTTCATCAAAAACGCCCATAACACTACTTGTATTGATATCGGTAAAGGGCGGCTGGAAAAGCATGGCTGGTTCTATTACCCCTTTTACTGTGAAGAAATTAATGATGGTGTCCATAAACCTGATTTGTTGCGAATTTAAGGTTTGACGGCTAAGAATTTCTCCAAAGGCAAGTTTGGCTGCATTGACTTCTAAGCCCACAATACTTCGGATAAATTTGCCCAATGGTTGCTCGCCAAATGCTTTCACAAATTCATCTTTTGTGCCGATTTCGCCCTGTTCAAAAAGCATTCGCTCCAATTCGCCCAACTCAGCTTTCGTGATTTGGATATTGTTTCTGATTTTGTGAATCGTAAGGTGATTGTTTTGTTGTTTTAAATATTGCTCCACCTTGCGTTTATATGCCTCCAGGTTGTTGATGTTATACACCAGCTCATGTTCCATCCCCTGCCCCTGCATTTCGTCTTCAAACATGGTGTAATAAACAGGTGTTGACTCAACATCCAGAAACTTCATCAGTTCTCTTAACTCCACACGCAATTTTTCAATCGCGGGGATGTCTCCTGCCTGCCAAAATGTTTTGTTTTGCGCATCCCTGATATAATCCATCTTTCTGGCAACAGATGGGATGCTCGCTTTCTTTGAAAGTTTACCCGCAGTGGCCACTACTTTCTGAATTAATCCCGCCTGCCTTTTTTCTCCATTCAAAATGGAAAGCTGTATATCCAACATCAACACATCAAAACGTTTTGCCATTTCGTCCTGATCGGTTTCCGTCATTAAAGGTGCGATGTGATCAAAAATCTCCTTTATGTCTAAATCTGTCAACGCATTCCAGGCATTGGGATCTTTGTATTTTTCCACTTCCCGCCAATGCTGGCGAACAATAAAACTATCTGTATTTAATGATTGTGTTTGTAAAATCAGCCCTTCTAATATCGAACTGCCATACGCTTTAAGTTCTTCCTCTTCCTGATTTTGCAATACAAACGATAATCGCAACCTTAACTCAAACAATCGCTGGCTAATCGATTTTGTCGTGCTGCCTTCAATACCTTGGGGTTTGTTGTTGAAAAATTCAAAATTTTCGCAAAAATCAAAAATCACAAATTCTCTTTTGTCAATTCCATACCCAAATAAATCCTTACACAGGCGCGTTCCCCGACCGATCATCTGCCAAAACTTCGCACTGCTTCTCACCGGTTTAAAAAATACCAGATTGGCTACCTCCGGTACATCTATCCCGGTATCCAACATGTCCACAGAAACGGCAATCTGCGGCATATTTTGCTTCACCTTAAATTTGTTAAGCAAATCGTATTTATACTCTTCCTGGTAGTCGATTACTTTTAAAAATTCGCCTTTGTATTCGGGATATTGATGATTAAAACGTTCTTCAATAAACTTGGCGTGTTTGTGAGAACGGGCAAAAATCATGGTCTTGGCCAGCTTGTCGCCGCCTTCCACTTTAATTCCATTTTGCATCAGATACCCGAGCACTTTATCTACCGTGTCGGTGTTAAACAACCAGCTATTTAATGCGCCGGAGTCAATTTCATCGGGAAACGCTCCGGTAACCGGGTCGGCAAACTGCTCCTCATATTGCAGCTTTTCTGCTTCGCTTAACTCTGCGTATTTTATGCCCTTGCGCTGAAACTTAACAGGGACAGAAATTGCCTTCGGCGGAACCAGAAAACCATCACTCACCGCCTGATCCAACTCATAGGCATACGTCGGGTTGTTGGACTCCATGTGAAATAATGCATAGGTGTCTCTGTCTGTTTCTGATTTTGGCGTGGCTGTTAAGCCAATTTTTATTCCGTCGAAGTATTTAAAAATTGCTTTGTAGCGCTTATACACAGAGCGGTGAATTTCATCATACACAATCACATCGAAGTGCCCCACGCCGTAGTAACGGTTGTCGCCATCGGTTTCGCCATCGATCATATTGATCATGGTCTGATAAGTAGAGAAAACAATCCGGCTGCTTTCGTCTTCTTTTTCACGGGTCAGATCAATAGCAGGTAAGTGGGGTAAATAATTGTTTAAATTGGTTTTTGCCTGATAAATCAGGGCGTTTCTGTCTGCTAAAAACAATATGCGTTTTGCCCAGTTGGCTTTGCTCAGAAAATCAATCAATGACGCGGATACTCTTGTTTTTCCAGTACCCGTAGCCATTACCAATAACGCCTCGCGATGGCTTTTCTCCAAAGCTTCAGCGATTTTCCGAATGGCTTCATGCTGGTAATACCTGTCTGTAATCGCATCATTAATCGTCTGGCTGGCCAATGGTTTTTTAAATATTCTTCGCTGAATGAGTGTCTGTAACTCATCTTTAGAATAAAAACCAAATACCTCCCGTGGGGCATAGTTCATATCGTCCCACATCCACGTCTGGAAGCCATTGCTGTAAAAAATCACGGGGCGCTGACCAAATGCCTTTTCCAAACAATCTGCATAACATTTGGCCTGATGCTGCCCCACGCGGGGATCACGGCTGGTGCGTTTGGCTTCTACCAGCGCAACCGGTTTGCCGTCGTCGCCCCACAGCACATAATCGACTTTGCCATCGCCATGGGTCCCGTTGGCCTGGGGCATACAATCTTTGACCGGATACTCGGGCACATTGGCACCATAAGGGTCCCAGCCTGCTTCACGCAATAAGGTATCGATATAAATCTTGCGGGTGAGGTCTTCGTTGGGGTCGATGGGGGGCGGAACAAAAGCAATATTCTGTTCTTTGATGGCTTTTATTTCTGCCAGCTCTTCCTGTAGTTTCTGCAACTCGTTTTGCTGCGCATGATACGCAGCTTCCAGACGCTGCAATTCTTCTTTGCTTTTATCTTTCCCTGATTCTCTGGGGACAATCGTTTCATCAAACCGCCGGATATGAGGTTTTTCTTCGCCGTAAACCATCGTTACCCACCCGATAAACCCGTGCAGCAACTGAAGGGCGTACAGGGCTTCCTGCGGCTTTATTTTGGCATTGGTATGTACAGCAGTATTGCCCAGCTTGCGAATGAGGTTGATCTGGTTAAACTGCATGGGCGCCACCACATTCTTAAAACCCTGCTCGTGGATGAGCGAACTTAGCGAGTCGTTGTAGGGCAGGGATAAGTCCGTGTCGTGTTCATACATCCAGCGCACCCATTCTTCGAGGCTTTTGCGGCACAGCATGGCAGCATACAAGGGCGCGCCATATACATGCTGTTCTGCCTCTTTTGGCGTTTTGGCTATAGCTGCCCACTGACCCGGTATGAATGAAAAATTACTCATGTTACGAGTTCGCCTTTAAATGCTTTTTGGAGGAGGGAGTTGAAGAGGGAATCGGAGTAAAAAAGATTTGAAACTGCATTCTTTTTAATTATTTCCAATCGCAAACTAATTTTTTCGTATTCTAATTGTTTTTCTATTGGAGGAACAATAGCGGGAAAAGATTTTAGCTGGCTTGAATTAATAGTTGCTATACCAGTTGTTTGCTTTGCAGCTTTTAAGAAATACTTTTTCCCATATTTACTCCCGATAAGTTTTGCCAAATAAAATGGCCTTATTGCTTCACTCGTCACACGTATTCTAAAAAGATGATTTTGAAAAATACAGTTTGGAATTTCTTCCTGCCAGGTAGTTCCTCTACCTAATTTATCTGGATCTCCACCCTCTGTAATTAAAATGTCAGATCTTTTTAATTGATATTTTTTAAAATCCGAAAGCTTTACTTTTATATTTTTAATTTCAGACAAATCTAAGTATCCATCCTGAACATTTGCTACTCTTAAATATGGAGTCTCAATCATTTCGGAATACTGTAATTTTTCATTTTTTGTTACCCCATTTGTGATTTCTGATAATTCATTTAAAGATTTTGTCTGTTCTTTATTTGAAAAATCCCCAAACATATCAATAAAAATAGCCTGCGCCAGTTCGTCGTATTTTTTGAGGAGTTCCTGGTCTTTGCGCCTCAGGGCATCGGCAGCATCGAGAATCTCCGCGATGCGCTTTTGGGTAGATAGTGGGGGGAGGGGGATTTGGAGGTCTTTAATAACAGACGTTGTTATTGCTGAAAAAGTTGATCCATTTCCTTGTGAAGCCAGTTTGTTTTCAATTGTTTTAAAATAAAAATACAGATACTTATAGTCCAATTCTTCACCTGTTCTAATTGCTGCTAAACCTCTACCAATACAAGCTTCAATATCGCATATATTTGTAGGTCCAACAGGAGCTCGAACAGAAATTAAAATATCCTTAGGTTTAGCAATTTTAGTTGGCTGAGTGCACCAATATCTAACTACGGGATAATCTAACCTAAAATCAGCTTTTCCTTGAAAGAAAGGAATACCTTCGCCCTTATCATTGTAAAATTTTGATTCAGGTGATTGTCCTGCAATTACATCAGCCACATCTGAAAGCTTCACCATTTCCCAACCCATACCAGCATCGCTTTTAGTTATTTCTCCCATATACTTTTCGTTTTTCACTTCCATGTTTCCATTTCTTTTTGAATGAAGGCTTCTAACAGTTCTTTTGGGGGCAACGCCAAAATGGGCGAAAACCATCATGCCGCACTTCGGTCGGTTTGCGCTCTATGGCATGAACTAAACTATCGGAATTCATAACAACATCGCTTTTAACTGTTTCAACAATTCCGCCCGCTCTTTGTCGAGGGCTTCAATTTGTCCGATTATCACTTCGGGTTTTTCGTACGTTTTTTCTTCGTACACGACTTCTTTGTAGCGGTTGATGCTGAGGTCGTATTTGTTGTCCTGTATTTCTTTTACAGGAACCATAAAACTTTTGTCTGTTCTGGCTCTGTTTGTTTCAGCTTTCAGGTTTAAAAAACGCGATACGATGTCGGGGATATCATTGGCCTCGATGGGGTTGCGTTTGTCATCCAGACTATACCCATCGGCCTGCATGTCATAAAACCAGACAGTATCCGTTCCGCCGCTGTTGGTTTTGGTAAATAATAAAACCGCCGTACTCACCCCGGCATAGGGCTTAAACACCCCGCTGGGCATGCTGATCACGGCCTGAAGTTTTTGGTTGTCGATCAGCTCTCTGCGTATTTGCTGGTGCGCTTTGCTGCTGCCAAACAACACCCCGTCGGGAATAATCACCGCTGCACGTCCGCCCAGTTTCAGGCCTTTTAAAATCAATGCCAGAAACAGAAGTTCTGTCTTTTTGCTGTCAACCACGCTGAGGATTTTTCCATCCACCGCTTCACGGTCGAGGCTGCCTTTGAAAGGCGGGTTTGCCAGCACCAATGTCGCTTTTTCGGTAAAACCCGTGTTGGCTTCGCTCAATGCATCGACATCAGAAAGCTGCGGGTTTTCAATACCGTGAAGGATCAGGTTCATGGCACCAATGCGAATCATGGTAGGGTCAAACTCCATGCCCATAAACATCCTGTTTTGGAAATGTTCCTGCGCTTTTTCATCGTAAAGTTCTTTTTCAAAATGCTCGCGGATATATTCGCTGGAACCCACCAAAAACCCGGAACTACCCGCCGCAGGATCACAGATCACATCTTCGATCGTAGGTTGTACCATATCGATCATCATCCGGATGATATGGCGCGGCGTGCGGAATTGTCCGTTTTGCCCGGCGGAAGCAATTTTGCCCAGGAGATACTCATACACATCGCCTTTGGTGTCCCTGTCCTGCATCGGGATGTGAGAAATCATTTCCACAACCTGAGCCAGCAATCGGGGCGTGGGGATCATAAAAGTTGCTCCCTTCATAAATTTGGAGAAAGAAGCACTTTTGCTGCCCACATTTTTGAGGAAGTCAAACACGCCGTCCTGTTGGGTAAAAAGTTTGTGCATGACTTCCGGGTCCATGTTTTTAAAGCGGCTCCATCGAAGTTGCTGGTTTGACTCATCGTAGATCGGTTCTTCGATGGGTTTTTGTAACAGGTTGGCCTTTTGTTCTTTGGCGGTATGGAGTTCATCCAGCCTGCGAATAAAAAGCAGGTAGGTCATTTGCTCAATTACCGTCAACGGATTAGAAAGTCCGCCCGTCCAGAAGGCTTCCCACACTCTGTCTATCTGTGATTTTAACTCTCCGGTGATCATTGTGTCAATTTAGTTGTTCGTTTTATTGGTTTAGGCCCAAAATTTTTCCCTCCCCACCCCATCTGCTTCAAAAAATAAATCTGCTCATACTTTTCCAGCCCACCAAATATTTTGGCAGAAAACAGAACAATTGGGGAGTTACGTTTTGCGGGGGTTGGGGAACGAACCTTTGAATGTACCCAAAGTCTTTGCTTATGTATTTTTCTACTTTACCGCTCTCTCTGTTTTTGGGGGTTTTGTTTACGGGCTTTTCCGCCTCCCTCCATGCACAATGGCATAACCAAAACTCCTGCGACAACCCCTGGATTCTCTGCGAACAGGTGATCAGTCTGCCCGTCATTTCCACCCCAAACACAGCACCCCTTCCTCCCAAAAACTGGCGACCGGAACAGATATCCGACCCCTGGCAGCAAACACTGCCGCAGATTTCCGGCCCATCAGCTCCTGATCCGTGGGAGAATCCTTTTCCGGTTTCGGGTGGTCTTACCGTCGGCAATGGGTTTAATATGAATAAGGCCGGTTTTCTGCGATTGTCATTTGATCCCGCCTGGCGGGAAGCCGCAGAGGCGCTCAAACCCGGCACAAGCTTCAAAGGTTTTGTGGCGGGCAAAGGACTGCTGACTTTCACCCTCATGGCAAAAGTCGATCGGGAACTCCGGGCAGGCCATTCTTTTGAATTGTCTTACCTCGTGTCATGGAAAACGGAAGACGGGCATTCGGTTAAAAAACCACTTTACATTTTCGTCAGAGAACAGGGAATCTACTATTTGACTGAAAGGTGAAATTTTTTGAGACAAATGAACTTTTCATAAGAATTCGGGAAACCACGAAGGGCACAAGGGAAACCACAAGGGGCACAAAGAACGCATTCACCTTAGTGCCCTTCGTGAATCCGTCGTGCTCCTTGTGGTTAATATTATGAGGGAATTAAGAATTCAACACCTACTTCTATGACAGTCGGAGGAAGAGCCTTTTCAACTTACTGTCGCAGACTCATATTAAATTTACCTCTATTTCCGCTCCATCCGGTAAATGGTAACGGGGACAAATTCAAATTCTCCCTGCGGCTGGATTTCTTTTTTGAGGATCAGGGTTTTGTCTTTTTGAATGAGGGTTTGTTTGATCATCAGTTTTTCTTTTCCCTCTTTCGCCCTTCGGTAAAACACCCATTCCTGATTATTTGCACTACGGGATGTGCGTTTTTCCTTCAGCTCATAATACCCGTCGCCAAAATACAGCAATCCATTTTTAAACTCAATATGGCTTTTCTGCCTGCCTGGAAGTCCGTCGGGACGGGTAAAATTCCAGACGTAAACAATTTTGTTTTTTACTCTCCGAAATTCCCAGCTTACGGGTATCCGGTCACTGACAGATAGATCATGATAGTTGAGGTATTCCAGTTCGCCTTCCCAGGTTCCCAGCAAAAAAGAGAGGTCTTCAATCGTTGTGGAGGAATACATCAGTTGGGCTGACAATTCCATCGGGAGCAGGTACAGGATCGCGGGTAGTACAATTTGAGTAATCTTCATAGTCCGGCAGATTTAAAATAGAAAACGCAGATATGCTCTGTCATCAAAAGAGATATTGCCCTTTTTCACCCCTTTGGTAGATTTATATAACGAAATCAGGAGTGGATCATGTGTAATTAACTCCCTCAAATATTTTTCTGAAGCATCAAGTGTCGAAAAAAGTCTGGGATAACCGTCAGAAGCGAGCACCACTTCATCGCCTTTTTGTACGGAAATGACCTTTACAAGATTTTTGAGCGGTTCAAATCCGTCAATGACAAAAAAAGCAAATTCACCGGCAGTGGGATTATTTTGCAACAGGCTCTGGCTCTGTAATAATGGGCTGATAAATTCCCTGCCGGGATCAGATTCGGCCAGACTTTCAGGAGTTTTGCCCGACTGCAGGGCGATGTGATTGTACATGGCCCGGGCCTCGCTCATGATGTTATCAATTGACGTCGGGTTGTCGAAGTACACATCATTGACCAGACACTGGCAGTCGCCCATGAGCCATATTTCGCTGCGTGCTACACTAAAAATTACGGCAGATGCGCCCATCCGCAAACGAGGATTATGGCGGGCATTATCGGCGATACCGGTTTTCTCATAATGTTGAAAAATTGCTTCAGTCAACCGGGCGAGGCAATCTTCCCAGGAAATAGTTTCGGGCAAATTTTCAATGACGTTGCTTAGAATCTCAGCTGCCACACGGCCAGAGCCAGCCATCTCCGGGCTTTTGGCAGTTACACCATCAATGACAGCAGCAAAATTTTCTGAGAAAACCAGAAAATCTTCACAATCCTCTGCCCGTCCTGTTTTGCCTTGCAGAAATCTCTCGATTAGTTTCATACATTGAAATATAATAATTTTCTAAATGAAGTCAGATGATGATCTGTACAAAATGGATAGATTTTGCAAAAGTTTCACAAAGAGAAAACAAATCCTCAGCGGTACTTTGCCTTACTCCGCGTTCATATCAACGCAACTGATCCACGATCAACATATTGAAGGTTCACGCAGAGGACGCAGAGGAAGCGCAGAGTTTCGCAAAGGGTATTCTGCGTTAATCTGCGTGGTACTTTGCGTTACTCCGCGTTCATATCAACGTAACTGATCCACGATCAACATATTGAAGGTTCACGCATCTGCTAAGGCAGACAGGAAGGAATCGCAGTGGAATCGCAGAGTTTCGCAAAGGGTATTCTGCGTTAATCTGCGTGGTACTTTGCGTTACTCTGCGTTCATATCAACGTAACTGATCCACGATCAACATATTGAAGGTTTTGCAAGCGCATCTCCACCTAAAGGTCATGAACCAGACGGCGAATTCCGTTTGACAAACTTTTTACATTAAAGTTTATTAATAATCCTAACCGATGTTTTGACAACTTAAGATACGTGAGTAATTGAGCAATATGAACTTCATGAAGAACCTCTACGGCTTTAATCTCTACAATTACTTTTCTCTCAACAAGTAAATCTATACGGTAACCTAGCTCTAACTTGATATTTTGGTACATCAAGGGTAATGCTTTTTGTTGTTCTACCTTTAAACCTGATTGTTCAAGTTCGTAAATAAGGCATTTCTCATAAGCATTTTCCAATAAGCCTGGTCCAAGCTCACTATGAACTTTCATAGCACAACCAATAATTTGGTAGCTGATTTCATTTTCAGTCATATGTATTGTGTTTAAAAAGGTTGATTTTCAAATAAAGATATTTTTCTTCAAAATATTGCAGAAACTATTTGGCATTTTTCGAACCCGAGCGTTGAAAATTATAAACCTGATCTACGATCAACATATTGAAGGTTCACGCATCTGCTAAGGCAGACAGGA
The Bacteroidia bacterium DNA segment above includes these coding regions:
- a CDS encoding transcriptional regulator, with protein sequence MNIRPIKTDKDYYMALARMEEIFDAPANSPEGDEAEILSLLIEDFEDKFYPIEAPDPIEAIKIRMEELNYKQKDLVGIIGGKSRVSEILNRKKKLTVEMIRKLTEILKLPSEILIQDYSLAE
- a CDS encoding DEAD/DEAH box helicase family protein; protein product: MSNFSFIPGQWAAIAKTPKEAEQHVYGAPLYAAMLCRKSLEEWVRWMYEHDTDLSLPYNDSLSSLIHEQGFKNVVAPMQFNQINLIRKLGNTAVHTNAKIKPQEALYALQLLHGFIGWVTMVYGEEKPHIRRFDETIVPRESGKDKSKEELQRLEAAYHAQQNELQKLQEELAEIKAIKEQNIAFVPPPIDPNEDLTRKIYIDTLLREAGWDPYGANVPEYPVKDCMPQANGTHGDGKVDYVLWGDDGKPVALVEAKRTSRDPRVGQHQAKCYADCLEKAFGQRPVIFYSNGFQTWMWDDMNYAPREVFGFYSKDELQTLIQRRIFKKPLASQTINDAITDRYYQHEAIRKIAEALEKSHREALLVMATGTGKTRVSASLIDFLSKANWAKRILFLADRNALIYQAKTNLNNYLPHLPAIDLTREKEDESSRIVFSTYQTMINMIDGETDGDNRYYGVGHFDVIVYDEIHRSVYKRYKAIFKYFDGIKIGLTATPKSETDRDTYALFHMESNNPTYAYELDQAVSDGFLVPPKAISVPVKFQRKGIKYAELSEAEKLQYEEQFADPVTGAFPDEIDSGALNSWLFNTDTVDKVLGYLMQNGIKVEGGDKLAKTMIFARSHKHAKFIEERFNHQYPEYKGEFLKVIDYQEEYKYDLLNKFKVKQNMPQIAVSVDMLDTGIDVPEVANLVFFKPVRSSAKFWQMIGRGTRLCKDLFGYGIDKREFVIFDFCENFEFFNNKPQGIEGSTTKSISQRLFELRLRLSFVLQNQEEEELKAYGSSILEGLILQTQSLNTDSFIVRQHWREVEKYKDPNAWNALTDLDIKEIFDHIAPLMTETDQDEMAKRFDVLMLDIQLSILNGEKRQAGLIQKVVATAGKLSKKASIPSVARKMDYIRDAQNKTFWQAGDIPAIEKLRVELRELMKFLDVESTPVYYTMFEDEMQGQGMEHELVYNINNLEAYKRKVEQYLKQQNNHLTIHKIRNNIQITKAELGELERMLFEQGEIGTKDEFVKAFGEQPLGKFIRSIVGLEVNAAKLAFGEILSRQTLNSQQIRFMDTIINFFTVKGVIEPAMLFQPPFTDINTSSVMGVFDEETSSKIISLIHKINHTAEVA
- a CDS encoding restriction endonuclease subunit S; the protein is MMVFAHFGVAPKRTVRSLHSKRNGNMEVKNEKYMGEITKSDAGMGWEMVKLSDVADVIAGQSPESKFYNDKGEGIPFFQGKADFRLDYPVVRYWCTQPTKIAKPKDILISVRAPVGPTNICDIEACIGRGLAAIRTGEELDYKYLYFYFKTIENKLASQGNGSTFSAITTSVIKDLQIPLPPLSTQKRIAEILDAADALRRKDQELLKKYDELAQAIFIDMFGDFSNKEQTKSLNELSEITNGVTKNEKLQYSEMIETPYLRVANVQDGYLDLSEIKNIKVKLSDFKKYQLKRSDILITEGGDPDKLGRGTTWQEEIPNCIFQNHLFRIRVTSEAIRPFYLAKLIGSKYGKKYFLKAAKQTTGIATINSSQLKSFPAIVPPIEKQLEYEKISLRLEIIKKNAVSNLFYSDSLFNSLLQKAFKGELVT
- a CDS encoding class I SAM-dependent DNA methyltransferase — encoded protein: MITGELKSQIDRVWEAFWTGGLSNPLTVIEQMTYLLFIRRLDELHTAKEQKANLLQKPIEEPIYDESNQQLRWSRFKNMDPEVMHKLFTQQDGVFDFLKNVGSKSASFSKFMKGATFMIPTPRLLAQVVEMISHIPMQDRDTKGDVYEYLLGKIASAGQNGQFRTPRHIIRMMIDMVQPTIEDVICDPAAGSSGFLVGSSEYIREHFEKELYDEKAQEHFQNRMFMGMEFDPTMIRIGAMNLILHGIENPQLSDVDALSEANTGFTEKATLVLANPPFKGSLDREAVDGKILSVVDSKKTELLFLALILKGLKLGGRAAVIIPDGVLFGSSKAHQQIRRELIDNQKLQAVISMPSGVFKPYAGVSTAVLLFTKTNSGGTDTVWFYDMQADGYSLDDKRNPIEANDIPDIVSRFLNLKAETNRARTDKSFMVPVKEIQDNKYDLSINRYKEVVYEEKTYEKPEVIIGQIEALDKERAELLKQLKAMLL
- a CDS encoding GxxExxY protein, whose product is MTENEISYQIIGCAMKVHSELGPGLLENAYEKCLIYELEQSGLKVEQQKALPLMYQNIKLELGYRIDLLVERKVIVEIKAVEVLHEVHIAQLLTYLKLSKHRLGLLINFNVKSLSNGIRRLVHDL